ATACGCCCATGATGCAGCAGTACCTGCACCTCTGAAAAGCAAACGCGTTCCCAGAAAACCTACGCCAGAAGCTACGCCGTAAAAGCCTGACGCTTTGCCCGGCTCCTTGCCTTCAAGGTTCCCGGGATGGCGTCTCGAGGGCTGAGACATCCGAAAGGGATGCCCGGCGGTTCGGTATCCATTACTGTCCTTCGGCAAGCCAATTGGACCGCCCCGAAGCACTCGGTGGTGCCGATTGCTCTAGTTGTTCGCCTAGCGCGGCCGAACTCGAGTTGCAAGAGATCACTCGTTCACCCACGCGTCGCTCGCCTTGCCGATCGAGTCCGCCAACCGCGTCAGCGCCGGTACGAACCTGGCATCGAGGTCCTTCATCGACACCGCGGCCTTTGGAAACACCATGTTCAGCGCCGCGAGCAGCCGTCCGCCGCTCAAGACCGGGACGGCGATCGCCGCGAAGTCTGCCTCGCGCGCCCACTCGCCGTCGTTGTAGGCATACCCGCGCTTGAGCGTGTCGGTCATGATCCGACGCACGGCGCGCTTGTCGCGCGCCAGTTCTCCCCACTGATCGCCGCGTCCGCCTAGCAGCTCCAACACGGCTTCTCGCTCGGCGTCGTCGCAGGCCGTCAGGTACGCACGCCCCACCGCCGTCACCAACATCGGCATCTTCTCTCCGATCATCGCGCGGTGCTGCGACAGCGCGCTCCAGCGATGGGTCGATTCGCGGACGACCATGAAGCCCGCCTCGGCAGTCGCAAGGTCGCACGGCCAGACGAGTTCGCGCACCGATGCATGCATCATCGGCGTGGCCACCTGGGCGACCCAGGTTTCGTCCTCGAAGCCTTCGCTCAGGCGGCGCACCTCGAAGGTCAGGTAGTACTGGCCGTCGCGCTCGCCTTGCCGCACCAATCCTTGCAGGCGCAGCGTTTCGAGCAGCCGCTTGGTCGTGGTGCGGTCGATCGAACAGGCGCGGGCGAGCTCGGTGGTGGACCCGATGGCCCCCGGCAAGCGGTTCAGTGCCTTTAGCACCTCGAGGCCGCGGGTCAGGCCTCGCACCTCCTTGTACTGCCGCGTCGTCGCCTTCGGGCCGCTGCGCATCAAGCCTCCTGAGCCGGGTTAACCCAGCGCCCAACGTGCACCAGGTGCACGCAGTTTACGCATGGTCCCAGGTCGACGACAGTCCGTTCACGCCGCGCCGACCCCTTCCCTCAAGGACACACCCTCATGACCGCAAGCAACCACACCAGCCTCTGGCAAGACCTCCGCAGCACCTCATTCGCGCAGGGCTGGTTCGACGCCAAGGGCACCCGTACCCGCTACCTGCACGCCGGCGACAAGTCGTTGCCGCCGTTGATCCTGCTGCACGGCGTCGGCGGTCATGCCGAAGCCTATGCGCGCAACCTCGACGCACACGGCCGCCACTTCGACACGTGGTCGATCGACATGCTCGGCCACGGCTGGACCGACAAGCCGAACCACCCGTACGAGCTGCCGCACTACGTCGACCACATCCTGCGCTTCATGGACGCACAAGGCTGGGACAGGGCGCACATCAGCGGCGAATCGCTGGGCGGCTGGGTGGCGTCGTGGCTGGCCTCGCGGCACCCCGACCGCGTGAACCGCGTCGTGCTCAACACCGCCGGTGGCTCGCGCGCCGAACCCACCGTGATGGCACGCCTGAAGAGCATTTCCACGCAAGCCGCCGAAGACCCGAGCTGGGACTTCATCAAGGCCCGTGTCGAATGGTTGATGAAGGACAAGAAGGACGCGACGGCCGACCTGATCGCCTGC
The Piscinibacter sp. XHJ-5 DNA segment above includes these coding regions:
- a CDS encoding DNA-binding transcriptional regulator; protein product: MRSGPKATTRQYKEVRGLTRGLEVLKALNRLPGAIGSTTELARACSIDRTTTKRLLETLRLQGLVRQGERDGQYYLTFEVRRLSEGFEDETWVAQVATPMMHASVRELVWPCDLATAEAGFMVVRESTHRWSALSQHRAMIGEKMPMLVTAVGRAYLTACDDAEREAVLELLGGRGDQWGELARDKRAVRRIMTDTLKRGYAYNDGEWAREADFAAIAVPVLSGGRLLAALNMVFPKAAVSMKDLDARFVPALTRLADSIGKASDAWVNE
- a CDS encoding alpha/beta hydrolase, producing the protein MTASNHTSLWQDLRSTSFAQGWFDAKGTRTRYLHAGDKSLPPLILLHGVGGHAEAYARNLDAHGRHFDTWSIDMLGHGWTDKPNHPYELPHYVDHILRFMDAQGWDRAHISGESLGGWVASWLASRHPDRVNRVVLNTAGGSRAEPTVMARLKSISTQAAEDPSWDFIKARVEWLMKDKKDATADLIACRQAIYSQPGFKQAMANAIVLQDMDIRTRNLMRPEDYARIQAPTLVLWTSDDPTADVGEGKRIAEMIPGAQFVVMDDCGHWPQWEDVATFNRLHINFLLGRDASTPVA